The Fusarium keratoplasticum isolate Fu6.1 chromosome 8, whole genome shotgun sequence genome includes a region encoding these proteins:
- a CDS encoding Fungal-trans domain-containing protein, with product MPRSSGSSSERRLRSATPSLPQKKSVAFLDRILQENAELRARLPPSESPPVNPASTPSHHGPMPNDDEDAAQNQILEESDWFAHTRSSDTPIWIGEIADAAFATRFRQFASSSKAPSHIPRTQFASDDALRGLAATAPPWPSPACARLLIETALQFLRHNYHIVRRSEVLALSTGGFDHVGHGTGPASTAKMWALFAIGELRSSKCLNMKNNFPGLAYFAVASDAVSCAFVGSALRLATIMGLHVNIGHAYVPDPELREHRVRVWWSVYVLERFLSSKIGLPLLISDDDISVDLPSTNPALNSSDFGDHLHFMAVVRLAKIAGNISRSLYVRTPQRGTFLQRVENIREELSQWRGQLPEHMKPDFTRGSGSNIYSQPVTSPLQLTFNQLFILATRPVLLFVFRRHIEGSVATTADSSLPGHALEIADACIHSARQSFQLLSQCWVNGDFHVFNYSYVQHLFSAAVILAVAGTLDRETSQNDNDEFNLASGFLQQLEQNGHFAAMEFYSHIKEIRSTLERLHSTDGSLLTSENSGSQPSVQTFQSTFSDQTMAATSHEDGHGLQFVDDLPLDLSFLDDWIYENALQQLCWEEHLPSND from the exons ATGCCGCGATCTTCTGGTTCCAGCAGCGAGCGACGGCTTCGCTCAGCCACCCCTTCCTTGCCTCAGAAAAAATCTGTTGC TTTCCTCGACCGCATTCTTCAGGAGAATGCAGAACTACGTGCCCGTCTGCCCCCCTCCGAGTCACCTCCCGTCAATCCTGCCTCGACCccctctcatcatggcccgATGCCGaacgatgacgaagacgcTGCTCAGAACCAGATCCTAGAGGAGAGCGACTGGTTTGCTCACACCAGGAGTTCCGACACACCCATATGGATTGGCGAAATTGCTGATGCCGCGTTTGCTACTCGCTTTCGCCAGTttgcttcctcttccaaggCACCGAGTCATATCCCTCGCACTCAGTTTGCTTCTGATGATGCTCTACGTGGTCTCGCGGCAACAGCCCCGCCATGGCCTTCGCCTGCTTGCGCCAGGCTCTTAATCGAGACAGCACTCCAGTTTCTACGTCACAACTACCATATTGTACGACGGAGCGAGGTTCTCGCGTTGAGTACAGGTGGCTTTGACCATGTCGGCCACGGGACCGGCCCGGCCTCTACAGCCAAGATGTGGGCGCTGTTTGCCATAGGTGAACTGCGATCAAGCAAATGCCTAAACATGAAAAATAACTTCCCCGGTTTGGCTTACTTTGCGGTTGCGAGTGATGCCGTTT CATGTGCCTTTGTAGGCTCTGCCTTGCGACTTGCGACCATCATGGGCCTCCATGTCAACATCGGCCATGCCTATGTTCCAGATCCCGAGCTGAGGGAGCACCGTGTTCGTGTCTGGTGGTCAGTCTACGTTCTCGAAAGGTTTCTATCATCAAAGATTGGCCTACCACTACTGATATCAGATGATGATATCTCAGTCGACCTGCCATCGACGAACCCAGCTCTCAACTCTTCAGACTTTGGCGACCACCTCCATTTTATGGCCGTGGTGCGACTTGCTAAAATCGCAGGGAACATATCCAGATCACTCTACGTCCGAACACCTCAGCGTGGGACGTTCCTTCAACGGGTGGAAAACATTCGAGAGGAGCTTAGTCAGTGGAGAGGCCAGCTTCCCGAACATATGAAGCCCGATTTCACTCGTGGGAGTGGCAGTAACATATATTCTCAGCCTGTCACGTCTCCTCTACAACTCACATTCAACCAG TTGTTTATCCTAGCAACAAGACCAGTGCTACTCTTCGTATTCCGACGTCACATCGAAGGAAGTGTCGCGACTACAGCAGACAGCAGTCTTCCTGGCCATGCATTAGAGATTGCTGACGCTTGTATTCACTCTGCGAGACAATCCTTCCAACTATTGTCTCAATGCTGGGTGAACGGCGACTTTCACGTCTTCAATTATTCATATGTTCAACATCTCTTTTCAGCTGCCGTCATTCTCGCAGTAGCTGGCACTCTAGATCGAGAAACTTCGCAGAACGATAACGATGAGTTCAATCTTGCATCAGGCTTCCTCCAGCAACTGGAACAGAATGGCCATTTCGCCGCGATGGAGTTTTACTCTCACATCAAGGAGATTCGATCTACTCTAGAGAGACTGCATTCGACAGATGGTTCCCTCCTTACATCCGAGAACTCTGGGTCACAGCCCTCTGTACAAACTTTCCAATCGACATTCAGTGACCAGACCATGGCAGCAACTTCACATGAAGATGGTCATGGCCTTCAGTTTGTGGATGATTTGCCTTTAGATCTATCGTTCCTTGATGATTGGATTTACGAAAATGCTCTTCAACAACTGTGTTGGGAGGAGCATTTGCCCAGTAATGATTAG
- a CDS encoding 2,3-dihydroxybenzoate decarboxylase, producing MLGKVALEEAFALPRFKERTRWWAGLFAVDPDKHAAEINDITEQRIKYMNEHGVGYTILSYTAPGVQDVYDPKEAQSLAVEVNDYIAGAIKEHPDRLGAFATLSMHDPKEAAEELRRCVTKYGFKGALVNDTQRAGSDGDDMIFYDGPEWDVFWSTVTELDVPFYLHPRNPTGSIHEKLWAKRKWLIGPPLSFAQGVSLHALGMVTNGVFDRHPKLQIVLGHLGEHIPFDMWRINHWFEDVKKPLGLDCKLTIREYFARNLWITTSGHFSTSTLQFCLTEVGADRILFSIDYPFESFSDACTWYDALAINDVDKRKIAKDNAKKLFKLPNFYQSED from the exons ATGCTCGGAAAAGttgccttggaagaagctTTTGCTCTCCCCCGATTCAAGGAGCGCACAAGATGGTGGGCAGGCCTCTTTGCAGTCGACCCCGATAAGCACGCTGCCGAGATCAACGACATTACTGAGCAACGCATCAAGTACATGAACGAGCATGGCGTTGGATACACCATTCTCTCATATACGGCACCTGGTGTGCAGGATGTGTATGATCCGAAGGAGGCTCAATCACTAGCCGTCGAAGTCAACGACTACATTGCTGGTGCAATCAAGGAGCATCCTGATCGGCTCGGTGCTTTCGC CACTCTATCAATGCATGATCCTAAAGAAGCGGCAGAGGAGTTGAGGCGATGCGTGACCAAGTATGGGTTTAAGGGCGCTTTGGTCAACGATACCCAGCGAGCTGGCTCTGACGGCGACGATATGATCTTCTATGACGGACCAGAATGGGACGTTTTCTGGTCAACGGTGACCGAACTCGACGTTCCCTTCTACCTCCACCCCAGAAATCCTACTGGAAGCATCCATGAAAAGCTCTGGGCGAAGCGCAAGTGGCTGATTGGCCCTCCCCTGAGCTTTGCCCAAGGAGTCAGCCTTCACGCTCTCGGCATGGTTACCAATGGTGTTTTTGATCGACACCCCAAGCTTCAGATTGTCCTGGGTCACCTGGGAGAGCATATTCCCTTCGATATGTGGCGTATCAACCATTGGTTTGAGGATGTTAAGAAgccacttggccttgactgCAAGTTGACAATCCGAGAATATTTCGCTCGCAACCTTTGGATCACGACCAGCGGCCACTTTTCGACATCTACTCTTCAGTTCTGTCTTACAGAAGTTGGAGCTGATAGGATTCTCTTCTCGATCGACTACCCATTCGAGTCATTCTCGGATGCCTGCACCTGGTACGATGCACTTGCGATTAACGATGTGGACAAGAGGAAGATTGCAAAGGAcaacgccaagaagctttTCAAGCTTCCTAACTTTTACCAAAGCGAGGATTAA
- a CDS encoding HpcH-HpaI domain-containing protein, which translates to MDYHSPLTTTVHNPQLRLLNALRAGSGPIMTFLGLPSSRTAQLVASTDLDGIIIDCEHGHISDDAMHNSITAISSQGVSPLVRIRMTHADLIKRALDAGAHGIVVPMINTADDARVVVQNAKFPPQGLRGQGSAFPGFALGVDIPTYMKTANETLITCLQIESKLGVENVDAICAVPGVDMLFIGPNDLALSVLGYVPAKGDEPEFVEAIEKIVSAAKKHGKWVGRLSNDGASAKKDLEVFDTVALGYDVRAIQNWYRAELKTARS; encoded by the exons ATGGACTACCACTCACCTCTCACAACCACCGTTCACAACCCGCAATTACGGCTCCTCAACGCCCTCCGCGCCGGTTCAGGGCCAATAATGACCTTTCTTGGACTTCCATCCTCTCGTACGGCTCAACTAGTAGCCTCAACCGACCTagacggcatcatcattgACTGTGAGCACGGGCACATCAGCGACGACGCAATGCACAACTCCATCACCGCGATCTCTTCACAAGGCGTCTCCCCACTTGTTCGTATCAGGATGACCCACGCAGATCTGATCAAGCGCGCTCTGGACGCTGGTGCTCACGGCATCGTCGTTCCCATGATCAATACTGCCGATGACGCCAGGGTTGTGGTTCAGAATGCCAAGTTTCCTCCTCAGGGTTTAAGGGGTCAAGGGTCGGCATTTCCCGGATTCGCACTTGGTGTTGACATCCCGACGTATATGAAGACGGCCAATGAGACTCTCATTACTTGCCTGCAAATCGAGTCCAAGCTGGGTGTTGAGAACGTTGATGCCATCTGTGCAGTGCCCGGCGTCG ACATGCTATTCATCGGGCCTAATGACCTGGCCCTGTCTGTTCTCGGATATGTTCCAGCCAAAGGAGACGAGCCCGAGTTTGTGGAGGCGATTGAGAAGATCGTCAgtgctgccaagaagcatGGAAAATGGGTTGGTCGGCTGTCAAATGATGGAGCTTCAGCGAAAAAGGATCTAGAGGTGTTTGATACCGTAGCATTAGGTTATGATGTTCGCGCCATTCAGAATTGGTATAGAGCGGAGCTGAAAACAGCACGATCATAG
- a CDS encoding Aminotran-1-2 domain-containing protein encodes MSYLDKLPPTQPDAAFSLVAAYEADICEQKVDLCPGFYRDENAKPWILPSVAQAKERIHANPSLNHEHLPLNGHPGLIRGAQELAIGTTRDLKRVASIQTVSGTGANHIAALFLSTRLKPKTVWISDPSWINHTEIWKLAGPGVQQRFYPYFDAKNSKVDFEGMTETLRNDAQKGDVVILHACAHNPTGADLTESQWKIVADICREIGLFAVFDMAYQGFASGNLEQDAFAITHFYDSLDMEFAIAQSFSKNFGLYGERIGVLHVVALDAKAAANTTLLLTQLSRAEITSCPSYGARIVAEILGDAILFKQWLKDLVEMSQRMKSMRLSLYQGLERRKVRGSWKHLLSDIGMFSMTGLSRAQVTELREEHHIYLLPSGRLSVTGLTSNNVESVAAALHDILGSE; translated from the exons ATGTCGTACCTTGACAAGCTTCCCCCTACGCAACCCGACGCGGCTTTTTCGCTTGTAGCCGCCTACGAAGCGGACATATGCGAGCAAAAGGTTGACCTGTGCCCAGGGTTCTACCGCGACGAGAACGCAAAGCCGTGGATTCTACCGTCGGTTGCACAG GCTAAGGAGCGAATACACGCAAACCCCAGCCTCAACCATGAACATCTGCCCCTGAATGGCCATCCAGGCTTGATTCGAGGTGCCCAGGAGTTGGCTATTGGCACAACAAGGGACCTGAAGCGCGTCGCTTCAATTCAGACCGTTTCTGGCACGGGGGCTAATCACATTGCCGCCCTGTTTCTTTCGACCAGGCTGAAGCCCAAGACGGTTTGGATCTCTGACCCGAGTTGGATCAACCACACGGAGATTTGGAAGCTCGCTGGCCCAGGTGTTCAACAGCGATTCTACCCATACTTTGATGCGAAAAATTCCAAGGTCGACTTTGAAGGGATGACGGAAACTCTTCGCAATGATGCCCAGAAAGGAGATGTAGTCATACTTCATGCGTGCGCACACAATCCAACTGGGGCGGATCTTACGGAGAGCCAGTGGAAGATTGTTGCCGACATCTGCAGAGAAATTGGGCTGTTTGCCGTGTTTGATATGGCATA CCAAGGTTTTGCTTCAGGAAACCTGGAGCAAGATGCTTTTGCCATAACTCACTTTTACGATAGCTTGGACATGGAATTTGCCATTGCGCAGTCCTTTTCGAAGAACTTTGGCTTGTACGGCGAGAGAATAGGGGTTCTCCATGTTGTTGCCCTAGACGCCAAAGCCGCCGCAAACACGACGCTATTACTGACTCAGCTTTCACGGGCTGAGATTACCTCTTGCCCTTCTTATGGTGCGAGAATCGTGGCCGAGATTCTTGGAGATGCGATCCTTTTTAAGCAGTGGCTCAAAGATTTAGTAGAAATGAGTCAACGCATGAAGAGCATGCGATTGAGTTTGTACCAGGGACTCGAGCGCAGAAAGGTGCGGGGATCTTGGAAACACCTCCTTTCAGAT ATTGGAATGTTCTCGATGACGGGACTTTCTCGCGCTCAAGTCACGGAGTTGAGAGAGGAGCATCACATCTATCTCCTTCCGTCGGGAAGATTGTCTGTGACGGGTT TGACAAGCAACAATGTGGAGAGCGTTGCTGCCGCTTTGCATGATATTCTGGGCTCAGAATAG